A DNA window from Zonotrichia albicollis isolate bZonAlb1 chromosome 2, bZonAlb1.hap1, whole genome shotgun sequence contains the following coding sequences:
- the DGAT2 gene encoding diacylglycerol O-acyltransferase 2 codes for MKTIIAAYSGVLRGTGSNILSALQDLFWLLKSKVEKQLQIISVLQWVLTFLIMGIACTLILMYILCTDCWAIAALYLAWLVFDWNTPKKGGRRSQWVRNWAIWRYFRDYFPIRLVKTHNLLTTRNYIFGYHPHGIMGLGAFCNFSTEATGVGQKFPGIRPYLATLAGNFRMPILRDYLMSGGICPVNRDSIDYILSKNGSGNAIVIVVGGAAESLNCTPGKNSVTLKNRKGFVKLALRHGADLVPVYSFGENEVYKQVIFEEGSWGRWVQKKFQKHIGFAPCIFHGRGLFSSNTWGLLPYSKPITTVVGEPITIPKIDNPSQQDVDFYHSMYVDSLIKLFEKYKSRFGLLETEVLEVN; via the exons gcACGGGATCGAACATTCTTTCTGCTCTGCAGGATTTGTTCTGGCTATTGAAATCCAAAGTAGAGAAAcaactccaaatcatctctgtGCTGCAATGGGTTCTCACTTTCCTTATCATGG GTATTGCTTGCACTTTAATCCTCATGTACATACTGTGCACAGACTGCTGGGCGATTGCTGCTCTCTATTTAGCCTGGCTGGTATTTGACTGGAACACACCAAAGAAAG GGGGAAGAAGATCCCAGTGGGTGAGAAACTGGGCTATATGGAGGTACTTCAGGGATTATTTTCCAATAAGA ctgGTTAAAACCCACAATCTGCTGACCACCAGGAATTACATTTTTGGGTACCATCCACATGGCATCATGGGCTTGGGTGCCTTTTGCAACTTCAGCACAGAGGCCACGGGTGTGGGCCAGAAATTCCCTGGGATCCGACCATACCTTGCTACCCTGGCTGGGAACTTCAGGATGCCCATCCTGAGGGACTACCTAATGTCTGGTG GTATCTGTCCTGTGAACCGTGACAGCATAGACTACATCCTGTCCAAGAATGGCAGTGGCAATGCCATCGTCATTGTGGTCGGAGGGGCGGCAGAGTCCCTGAACTGCACCCCAGGGAAGAACTCTGTGACACTGAAGAACAGGAAGGGATTTGTGAAGCTGGCTCTGCGGCATGG AGCGGACTTGGTTCCTGTCTACTCCTTTGGGGAAAATGAAGTGTACAAGCAGGTGATCTTTGAAGAGGGTTCCTGGGGAAGATGGGTTCAGAAGAAGTTCCAGAAGCACATTGGCTTTGCTCCCTGCATTTTTCATGGCCGTGGCCTCTTCTCCTCCAACACCTGGGGCTTGTTACCCTACTCCAAGCCTATCACTACTGTTG ttggagAGCCCATCACCATCCCCAAAATTGATAAtccatcccagcaggatgtggaCTTCTACCATAGCATGTACGTGGACTCCCTGATCAAACTCTTTGAGAAATACAAAAGCAGATTTGGCCTGCTGGAGACTGAGGTCTTGGAAGTCAACTGA